The genomic segment CACGGTGAGCCCAGGCAGGGTGagggtgggagcagagcagggctggaggtgtggggctgcagaggagcccctgggccagggcagagctctggcaggtggacagggggaagcagagatgctgcGAGTCGGCAgtgtccccagctccctgctgcaggggagggcatCACTGGCAGCAGCTTGGAGGTGGGCAGCAGGCTATGATGGCTGCAGGCCACAGGATGGCACGGAGCAGGGTGGGCTAAGGACAGGCACAAGGATGGTGTCAGGTGCTGAGCAGGACCTGACCTCCAAAcacccagggctgcctgctgccaggggctccgtgcctgcactgggcagagctgtAAGAGGGCGACAGGAGCAGCACCCACACAGGAGCCCAGCTCCACTGAGCACTGGGCTAGGCCCCAACGCCACCGTGTGGCACGCAGGATtcagccctggcaccagcagctcccagctcctccccgTCCCAAGCACAGTGACGTCACCACCAGCCATTGTCTCCAGCCTCCTGTCTCTGCCAGCCCCACCCAGGCACTGTGATGCCACTCTGGCTGGGGACGAAGTATAGGCAGAGCAAGACAGGGTGACCATGCTGATCGGGAGATCACTCTGTGCCGGCccccccagggctgcccaggccaCCAGCACACTTACATCTTCTCGATGAGCTCCTTCTCATCCAAAGAACCAGGCAGGTCCCGCTTGTTCCCCAGGACTAGGACCtgcagggggcacagaggggaCACCTGATGCTCCTGCCCACCAGaccaggcagggacctgcttcTGCTACCCAAAAGTGGACGCTGTTTGAGATGCCAGGCAGCCCTGGTCACTTCCCTTGGGTGTGCTCAAAGCAAAGCCCTCCTGTGGGCAGTCAGGAGGCACAGCAGTGCAATTAACAGCCTTAATTGTCCCCCCGCAGCTCCTGGGCACCCTCTTAGCCCCAGTGAGAAGCTGGCCCCAGAGCGCATCCTCCCTGCAGCACTGGCACCTCTCGTGCCAACTTGGATGCTCTCTCAGGAGCTTTTTGTGGCCAGAGCTGAAGTTACcacaggagggagatggagatgcGGAGCAGAACCTGCTTTCTGTGGGCAGctggccctggcaggggctgtaTGCACCATCCCCTGAGCTCCCCTTCAGGGCTTGTCACAGCCACAAAGGCATCCTCAGGCCATGCAGTTCTCTGGGGTGCATCCCATGGCCACCTTCCCAgggtgagcagggctggggagcagcacaggaatgAGGCATCCCCTGGGCTACATCCAGAGCCTTGCCCTCAAAAACAGCTCTCAGAGGGATGCCAATGCAGCATGTGGTGGTGGGAGCTCAAcgcagctggcagcagacatCTGGGACCTGCCAAAGGATCCTCAATTAGCTCCTCTCAAAGGATCATTTTAatgatggaatcatggaatggtttgggttggagaagccctctgagaccacccagtccaacccagcaccaccatggccactaaaccctgtccccaggtgccatggccacagctttcctgaacacctccaggcatggggactccaccacctccctgggcagcctctgccagcccctgaccactcctccagcaaagacattgttcctcatctccaacctaaccctgccctggcacaatttcaggacatttcctctccttctatcacctggtaCTGGAGAtaaaagcccaacccccacctcgctGCAGCTTCCTCTCTGAGAGCAAACTCTGGATGCTCCCTaagcagcccagcctggcaggccCAGCAAGCCCCCCCTGCACCCACCAGCCACCTCATGCAAATGTCACAGCCCAGAAGCTGCTCTCCTAGGAGATGAGGCCCTAGTGTCCCAACAGAAATCAGGTGCCAATTTatgcaagaggacacagctcagTCATGGAGGTTTTCTGCTCTCTTCTCAAGCTCCTTTCCCTCTTAGCTGGCCCAACCCTGGGCTAGAAAGTGTCACtgtcccagctcctgcaggagtGCAGTGGGGCAGGGGACACTCCCCACCTCACCATGGGAAGGAGATTCCTTCCCCAAATCATacaatgggttaggttggaagggtgctcaaagctcagccagttccaaccccctgccatagccagggacacctcccactggaacaggttgctcaaggcctcatgcagcctggtcctgagcacctccagggaggctgtggagcacagaagcacagagtgggaTCTTCAGTGTTCCGCCACATTCAGTgactctgctccacaacctccctgggcaatctgtgccagtctctcaccaccctcctgtaggcccccttcagatactggaatgccaaTCTCCTCGGGCAGACCCAAGCCCTCTCTGCAGaccctggcagccagcagcagcggtGGGGTGGGGCCAGGCTCACCGGGATGCCCTGCAGCTGCGGCTTGTCCAGCAGGTTGTGCAGCTCATTCTTGGAGGCCTCTATCTTCTCCTGGTCTGCAGCATCCACCATGTACCTGCAAGGGAAGGGACATCCCtcagtggtgccaagggactgaagccctgctgctgtggtgaggTCCATGCTGCCACCAAACCATGCCACACCACCCCTGCTGGGTCCTGGGCCAGTGCATGGAAGCGATGGGTAGCAGAATCCTTCCCCCAGGACCACTTTTcccaaggaaggaaaaggaatgaGGGCCCTTTGTGTCTCCCAGGGGAGTGGGGGGACCTCCCTACAGCCATCCTCGCAGggctggactctgctgccagcagggacacagtGGGCAGAAGAGGCAGGCGCTGcctgggcaggagaagctgcaagCCACAGGCTGCCCCTCAGAGCCCCTGCAAGGCTGAGCTGTACATGGCAGCTCCTGTGGAGACACTCAGAAGAGACGATGAGTGGAGAAGACAAGAGAaggtggagaagggaagaagatGTAGTGTTGAGAGGGGGAAGGACCTGCTGGTTCTCTTTGGGCAACAGACACAGagcaagagcagctgaaggcagcgGCCAGCGGTGCCTACTCTGAGCACAGGGGAGGTGCAGAGGGACTGAGGTCCACCCAAGGATGTAAGTGGAGCCAGAACTGGGGAGAGTAACTGTTCAAGCAGCTTTAGTTCTGGCAGAGGAAAAGTCAGAGACAtcaccaagctgcagcaggcctTGCGGGGGTTGGTAGGACAGGAGGTGCTGAAGCTGTGAGCACAGGGAGCTGAGTCCAGCCCTGCCGAGGGGGAGCACAAAGGCACGGCCaagacactgcctgcagcagcggcTAGGGCAGGGGTGCTGAAGCCAGAGCACAGGGACACGATGTGAGCAGAGTGAACTGCAGCATGAGCTGATGGCCACAGGCTCCCCTCAACCAGATGAGCACTCGGGGAAAATGACAGAACTGTGGAAGGAGGCAGGGCCAGGAGTGACAGGAGGATGGGACAGCAGAGCTCACTGTAACAAGCATGAAGGACAAGTCCCAGCAGGGTGACAGTCAGCCACTGCTGTCCCAACAAGCACAAGTGGTGCCTCACTCCTCACCTGCTGgacctgcagctgtgaagggcaGTGCAGAACTCCAGCCCCCCAGAATGCCAGGGCATGGTCGGCTGCAGAGGGTCACCAACCTGACTCTGTGATTGGGGTTCAGTAACTGCAACTCCCAGGGGAAACATTTATCTTTGGGAGCAGGcatcctgcttcccaggagcacctgggcaggctcacCCCTGGCACCCCGGGACCGCACTTACTGCTGACAGTCAACGGCAGGCACTGCCTGAAGGCTTCTCTCAGCACGAGGTTCATCCAGCAGCACTTAAACACCATGGCCTAGGAACATGCTGCTGGAAGCCAGCCTTGGAACCAGGCTCTTGAAAAGGGCTGAGCCACTCTGGtgccctctgctcagccctggcagtaacaggcagcacaggagcctgGGAGGCAAGATCCGAGGAACAAAGCTGGGctgagaggtgctggaagggcagggcagggacctGGCTGCCCAGGCCTCAGAGGCCCTGGGGGTACCAGTTCCAGGGGAAGCATCTCAACTGGCAAGATGGGTgtccagggctggcagggaggggctggcaggggtacTCACACGATGGCACTGACGCCGCGGCAGTACCGCTCCCACATGCTGCGGAACCGCGGCTGCCCTCCGATGTCCCACAGCTGCCACAGGGAGAAGCTGGCATTACTGCACCATCCTGCCCACCACCcctccccacactgctgccctggcagagctcagggcatGCACCAAACTCACCCCATGTCCCCCTCTGTGACTCAAACCTCATGAGGAGGCCCCTGACTCAGTAAAGAAAAGAGACctcccaggcagggcagctgcagggagttgaacacctcctgccatgctGGCAGGGAGACACCCCCTGGCCCAAgctggggcagtcctccccaTGCCCACCACACCTCCTGGTACCACTTCAGAATACTCAGCATGCTCTCAgaaacacctctgctgcaggcagagatccccagcccatcccagtTGTTCCCAGTCCAACCTGGGGCCACTGAAagctgcaggaagagcagaaatttcctctctctgctctccaggcagagGTCACCACTGCAAGCCACAACCTGCTCTTCCCCAGAGCCCCACCCTCAGCAAGACGACCACATCCCTGCATCCCCACCAGCAAACTAGAGGTATAAGAAGACCTCCAAcctggcagcccaggctggctcttactgcagcccttccccttcccaccacctcctctgctgGGCGCCTGCAGCAGCCTAAGGCAGATCCTCCCAACTGCAGCTGGGGTTGTCGGTATCCTTTGACCTGCAGCAGaaggctcagccctgctcctgcactccagcctgcaccccaagagcccagccagcagcagcagctgctccttaccTTTATGGTAACATTCCCCTTGGtgatcttcctcatgttgaagccCACTGTTGGGATCATGTCTTCATTGAACTGTCCTGACTGCAAGACACAAGGTGAAATAGAATTGGGGGACATGGaaacctctgccagcctgccccaaACATGAGAAGGAGGCAGCAGGCTTCAGAACCAcccccagtgctctgccagctctgcagcaggcatcacAGAACCCTCTCCTCCTGGTCCACACCAAGAGCAGAATTACAGCCCAGGAGCCATAatgcctgcagcacagacatgctgctgctgctgctccacagggCACAGGGTGCCCTGGTGAAGTCCCCAGCCTTGCAGTGAGCTGccacccccagcctcactgcagccttggTGGGGTGGTGGAGGCTCACCTAGCTCAGCCCTTTCCAGGTGGGACTCCCAAGCCCTTTGTGGGAGAAGGTCGAGATCTGACCACTGAAATGATCTCAGGTCAGCTGTGCCAGTCCAAATCTCTGCTGCAAACCCTGCTGGCACTTGTGAGGGGTCCTGCAgccagacctggccaggctccCAGCCTATGCCCAgtgccctctgctctcctgcaccCTGCAAGAGGGCTCGTGCTGGGTGGCATGGGGGGACACAAAGtgttccctctgcccctccccaggAGCTCTGCACATCTCCTTCAGCCGTGCAGCTCAAAGCCCCAGGCTGGGACAGACACAaacccctgcagggctgcagagccccaggccCTGcggagctgcaggggcaggactctGCTAA from the Pogoniulus pusillus isolate bPogPus1 chromosome 39, bPogPus1.pri, whole genome shotgun sequence genome contains:
- the ARL8A gene encoding ADP-ribosylation factor-like protein 8A → MLALFNKLLDWFRALFWKEEMELTLVGLQYSGKTTFVNVIASGQFNEDMIPTVGFNMRKITKGNVTIKLWDIGGQPRFRSMWERYCRGVSAIVYMVDAADQEKIEASKNELHNLLDKPQLQGIPVLVLGNKRDLPGSLDEKELIEKMNLSAIQDREICCYSISCKEKDNIDITLQWLIQHSKSRRS